From the Leptospira biflexa serovar Patoc strain 'Patoc 1 (Paris)' genome, one window contains:
- a CDS encoding mechanosensitive ion channel family protein gives MGSGSLKEFYLDLNPLTLLRSSNREFAETLILFAYMVVFAVICYKITMFLVERVKPAIDPVHEYNRRKVARMGFILVFGIAYLPVIFSSLSLLPTVLGLAGAGIVISLKEVWLNMVGWFMIMGANGFKVGDRIEIENIKGDVVNIGFFKFTLLEIAPDPRFEQSTNRLIHFPNYNIVLHRFFIVSETMDFVWDEFRIYLDLKSNWQKAEKICTQILHEELVLAPELVESKIREMSKNYLVRLGKTTPIVYTSLEPEGTILMCLRYLTPIRSKRLNRILISKEILTKFKEENDIYIHTH, from the coding sequence ATGGGTAGTGGAAGTTTAAAAGAATTTTATTTAGATCTTAATCCTTTAACTCTTCTCAGAAGTTCGAATCGGGAATTTGCTGAGACGCTGATACTTTTTGCCTATATGGTTGTCTTTGCTGTGATTTGTTACAAAATCACAATGTTTCTTGTAGAGAGAGTCAAACCTGCGATAGATCCCGTTCACGAATACAACCGAAGAAAAGTTGCAAGGATGGGATTTATTCTCGTTTTTGGAATTGCTTACCTCCCCGTTATTTTTTCTAGTTTATCGTTACTTCCCACAGTTCTTGGTCTTGCAGGAGCTGGTATTGTCATTTCACTCAAAGAAGTATGGCTCAACATGGTGGGTTGGTTTATGATCATGGGTGCTAACGGTTTTAAAGTGGGAGACAGGATTGAAATTGAGAACATCAAAGGAGATGTTGTCAATATTGGATTTTTTAAATTTACCTTACTTGAAATTGCACCAGATCCGAGGTTTGAACAATCCACAAACAGACTCATTCATTTTCCAAACTATAACATCGTCCTGCATCGATTTTTTATTGTTTCAGAAACTATGGATTTTGTTTGGGATGAGTTCCGAATCTATTTAGATTTAAAATCAAACTGGCAAAAAGCAGAAAAGATTTGTACTCAAATATTACATGAAGAATTGGTACTCGCACCTGAACTTGTAGAATCAAAAATCAGAGAAATGTCAAAAAACTATCTTGTGAGACTTGGAAAAACAACACCAATCGTTTATACTTCTTTGGAACCAGAAGGTACAATTCTTATGTGTTTACGTTATCTAACGCCCATCCGATCGAAACGTCTCAATCGTATCTTAATCTCAAAAGAAATTTTAACTAAATTCAAAGAAGAAAATGACATCTACATCCACACCCATTAA
- a CDS encoding ABC transporter ATP-binding protein produces MTNSEIKPTVSVRQLEKYYQVVDKRYHIISGLDFEVLPGEIVSVEGASGVGKSTLLNILGAMDSFDDGEVEVCGVSLKNLNEKQRESFRAEKISFIFQQHLLLPDFTALENVMMPLLIARMNPSLAKSQAIEILKKVGLGERTESFPSQLSGGESARVGVARALVGRRQLILADEPTGNLDRDNSRHLMDLIKELQNEFKFSLILVTHDLELASMAHKRNRIVSGKLSPVSL; encoded by the coding sequence ATGACTAATTCTGAAATCAAACCAACAGTCTCCGTAAGGCAGCTTGAAAAGTATTACCAAGTCGTCGACAAAAGGTATCATATCATATCAGGGCTCGACTTTGAAGTGTTACCCGGTGAAATCGTTTCGGTGGAAGGTGCCTCGGGCGTTGGGAAATCAACACTCCTGAATATCTTAGGTGCCATGGATTCGTTTGACGATGGTGAGGTGGAAGTTTGCGGAGTTTCTTTAAAGAATCTAAATGAAAAACAAAGAGAAAGTTTTCGTGCTGAAAAAATTTCCTTTATTTTCCAACAACATTTACTACTCCCCGATTTTACCGCGTTGGAAAATGTAATGATGCCACTTCTCATCGCAAGGATGAACCCATCGCTTGCCAAATCACAAGCGATTGAAATCCTAAAAAAAGTAGGACTTGGGGAACGTACGGAAAGTTTTCCTTCCCAACTCTCTGGTGGAGAAAGTGCTCGTGTGGGTGTGGCACGTGCCCTTGTGGGAAGAAGGCAACTCATCCTTGCTGATGAACCAACTGGTAACCTTGACCGAGACAATTCCAGGCATCTGATGGATCTGATCAAAGAATTGCAGAATGAGTTCAAATTTTCTCTCATTCTTGTGACCCATGACTTGGAACTTGCTTCCATGGCTCACAAACGAAATCGAATCGTATCCGGTAAGCTATCGCCCGTTAGTCTGTGA
- a CDS encoding ABC transporter permease yields the protein MGIVSLITIRYIRGSRVLGFLSIKSRLSFIVMAVGVGLLVVVLSIFNGFQKQVKESLWQGGPHITIENSYGSGAIYDYETVIAHLKSDPKLAESFVSVEGNITSHGLIQSNNNFNPIMIRAVPIDSIEKLVENGLPNFPRILQYNRDEISSINSKKMVVVGKEMSAIYGYGIGREITMAVPGGRFTVERGVQVNVQSFRLVGLFKTGYYNYDSKFVFLSLPQAQEFFKMKGAVNQIAIKVRSLDDLKLTKHRILSRLNEENWNQKIQDDTSWSVRTIAEEQENFLAALRLEKTIISIIVFLFIVLAALGMVATVHSLIRAKRRSIGTLKALGLASNDILLIFTLNAMIVGILSSLVGGMTGIFIATKLEVIINAISEIINGVGSLLNPGDWDPVELVPKDIYYFDHIPVDIDISFIFMVTTAATILSGLAGYFPARMAANLNPVDTIRND from the coding sequence ATGGGAATCGTCTCTTTAATCACAATCCGTTACATCCGAGGGTCCCGCGTATTGGGTTTCCTCTCTATCAAATCCAGACTATCGTTTATCGTGATGGCTGTGGGAGTGGGACTTCTTGTTGTGGTTTTGTCCATTTTTAATGGATTCCAAAAACAAGTGAAAGAATCCCTTTGGCAGGGTGGGCCTCATATCACAATCGAAAACTCCTATGGATCAGGGGCCATCTACGATTATGAGACTGTGATCGCCCATTTGAAGTCTGATCCGAAACTTGCTGAATCCTTTGTTTCGGTGGAAGGTAATATCACAAGCCACGGCCTCATCCAGAGCAATAATAACTTCAACCCTATCATGATCCGAGCTGTGCCCATTGATTCGATTGAAAAATTAGTGGAAAATGGCCTCCCGAACTTCCCTCGGATCTTACAGTACAACCGAGATGAAATTTCTTCGATCAATTCTAAAAAGATGGTCGTAGTGGGAAAAGAAATGAGTGCCATTTATGGGTATGGGATTGGTCGGGAGATCACCATGGCAGTGCCTGGTGGACGGTTTACTGTAGAACGTGGTGTCCAAGTCAATGTGCAATCCTTTCGATTGGTTGGCCTCTTTAAAACTGGTTATTATAATTACGATTCCAAGTTTGTGTTTTTATCGCTTCCTCAGGCCCAAGAGTTTTTTAAGATGAAAGGTGCTGTGAACCAAATTGCCATCAAGGTTCGATCGCTCGATGATCTGAAACTCACCAAACATCGAATTTTATCTCGTTTGAATGAGGAGAACTGGAACCAAAAGATCCAAGATGATACGTCATGGTCAGTGCGAACCATTGCCGAAGAACAAGAGAATTTTCTTGCGGCCCTTCGTTTGGAAAAAACCATCATCTCCATCATTGTCTTTTTGTTCATCGTCCTTGCGGCCCTTGGGATGGTAGCAACGGTTCACTCTCTCATTCGTGCCAAACGTAGGTCGATTGGAACGTTGAAAGCTCTGGGACTTGCTTCCAATGATATCCTCCTTATCTTTACCTTAAACGCGATGATTGTCGGAATTTTATCTTCTCTTGTTGGTGGTATGACGGGGATCTTTATCGCCACCAAATTGGAAGTCATCATCAACGCCATCTCTGAGATCATCAATGGAGTGGGGAGTCTCTTAAATCCTGGAGATTGGGATCCCGTGGAACTGGTTCCCAAAGACATTTATTATTTTGATCATATCCCTGTGGATATTGATATTTCCTTTATCTTTATGGTAACAACTGCTGCTACCATTCTCTCTGGCCTTGCAGGTTATTTCCCAGCTCGAATGGCCGCCAATCTAAACCCAGTGGATACGATTCGCAATGACTAA
- a CDS encoding LIC_10230 family protein, which produces MTQFKKKLPILSPLFIALVVLHSLFVDYTVQFPDFISSENSETSLQTMKPQVIAENGIMGRISYLESFLIELESKELPIDTEMEETKDSVKRVLIGQKLLLGLLFFYLFLNFSTAVTYVTRAWFHKSMAHVLYPVSLVVLLPKIFFQLNLMVQKDIFSYFYFVFLVFTYIITILAYRTIIKDKESYEGFQSLQFSSSLEEEGRSPSNTKTGTYFAPIFHVLVIILIGILIGNLIYIPLFLLQKHYVSEFSYFIFFLISLLSVFYIFNYNKVGGEAKNPNWQNLSVSFAYLQYRFLRNGFMSIFSTILIILFVTFLFSLLLFNIDVIQNSLGLFGKTTEF; this is translated from the coding sequence ATGACTCAATTCAAAAAAAAATTACCAATCCTTTCCCCTCTCTTCATTGCACTGGTTGTTCTTCACTCTTTGTTTGTGGATTACACAGTCCAATTTCCCGACTTTATCAGTTCCGAAAATTCGGAAACAAGTCTACAAACAATGAAACCACAAGTGATCGCTGAGAATGGGATTATGGGAAGGATCTCCTACTTAGAATCATTTTTGATCGAATTAGAATCAAAAGAACTGCCAATTGATACAGAGATGGAAGAGACAAAAGACAGCGTCAAACGTGTGCTCATCGGTCAAAAGTTGTTACTTGGATTATTATTCTTTTATCTTTTCCTTAACTTTTCGACTGCTGTCACTTATGTAACGCGAGCTTGGTTTCATAAATCAATGGCACATGTATTGTATCCTGTATCGCTTGTGGTTTTATTACCAAAGATTTTTTTCCAATTGAATCTAATGGTACAAAAGGATATCTTTTCCTATTTTTATTTTGTATTTTTAGTTTTTACATATATCATAACGATTCTTGCATACAGAACCATTATTAAAGATAAAGAAAGCTACGAAGGATTCCAATCCTTACAATTTTCTTCTTCTTTAGAAGAAGAAGGCCGATCTCCAAGTAATACGAAAACGGGAACCTACTTTGCACCGATTTTCCATGTTCTCGTCATCATCCTGATTGGAATTTTGATTGGGAATTTGATTTATATTCCGTTATTCCTTCTACAAAAGCACTATGTGAGCGAATTTAGTTATTTTATCTTCTTTTTGATCAGTTTATTATCTGTTTTTTATATTTTTAATTATAACAAGGTAGGTGGTGAGGCAAAAAATCCAAACTGGCAAAATTTATCCGTCAGTTTTGCTTATTTGCAGTATCGATTCTTACGGAATGGGTTCATGTCCATTTTTAGTACGATACTCATCATCTTGTTTGTCACGTTTTTATTTAGTTTATTACTCTTTAATATCGATGTGATTCAGAACAGTTTAGGTTTGTTTGGGAAAACGACTGAGTTTTGA
- a CDS encoding ATP--guanido phosphotransferase has translation MALQKKHSKIHFLSYRTRITRNLSHSVFPFYDSKEKEVKRMLVENGFLEFLHANENPDPIYRLYLGSEDHLRFEILETIDVMDDQIPKQKREFSKKFPKEVRSLLRFLYQKKNWAFSRGIGFLSSCPTNLGKGRRDSLLIGIESGVDPSFFSLFEKLSEFGIEFAPSTDHRRESLGNFRGLVVKISWKNAFAVQKRQFYKILGLRGSL, from the coding sequence TTGGCCCTTCAAAAAAAACATTCCAAAATCCATTTCCTTTCTTACCGGACTCGGATCACACGTAACCTTTCTCATTCCGTATTTCCCTTTTATGATTCTAAGGAAAAGGAAGTGAAACGAATGTTAGTCGAAAATGGGTTTTTGGAATTTTTACATGCGAATGAAAATCCAGATCCAATTTATCGTTTGTATTTGGGTAGTGAAGACCATTTGCGTTTCGAAATTTTGGAAACGATCGATGTGATGGATGATCAGATTCCCAAACAAAAGCGAGAGTTTTCAAAAAAATTTCCAAAAGAAGTTCGATCTCTCCTTCGCTTTTTGTACCAAAAAAAAAATTGGGCGTTTTCACGAGGGATTGGTTTCCTTTCCTCTTGCCCAACCAATTTGGGAAAGGGGAGGCGAGATTCCCTCCTCATTGGCATTGAATCAGGAGTGGATCCTAGCTTCTTTTCACTTTTTGAGAAACTTTCTGAATTTGGTATAGAATTTGCTCCTTCCACCGATCATAGAAGAGAGTCACTCGGAAATTTCCGAGGACTTGTCGTAAAAATCTCGTGGAAGAACGCATTCGCGGTCCAAAAACGTCAGTTTTACAAAATTCTTGGTTTACGAGGCTCCCTTTGA
- a CDS encoding ATP-dependent Clp protease ATP-binding subunit, which yields MLEFTKRAKRVINEIAQDEAKRLGSDFIGPEHILLGLLREEDSVAIKILTNLNINLNELRKEVEKRTREGSGALLLDVSQGQDKYQKMIEVSKEEAKRLKHNYVGTEHILLALLRDNNNIAGGSLSSFSVNYNVIKSEILRLLGAPPSGAVGGSTGTQSTGQSQSQTAAPRQEKSKTPILDEFARDLTQLAREKKLDPVIGRSKEIERVIQILSRKTKNNPVLVGESGVGKTAIVEGLAQAVIEKLVPDLLFDKRVLSLDLASLIAGTKYRGEFEERLKKIMKEIVTSQNIIIFIDELHTLIGAGAAEGAVDAANILKPALARGELQCIGATTNNEYRKYIEKDSALERRFQMVKVLEPSVDDAVLILDGLKKAYESHHKVRYSEKAIEQAVKLSHRYINDRFLPDKAIDIIDEAGAKARLANCQRPNEIKEIEEEIKSLSLKKEDLVRSQEYEKAAAVRDEVNRKKGELEEKTKQWQERMEGYAVSIEEEDILSVVSLWTGIPLKKMEQSENTKLLNLEEDIKSRIVGQTEAIEKVARAVRRSRTGLKSEKRPTGSFIFLGPTGVGKTELAKALAEQLFGSEDNMLRIDMSEYMEPHAVSRLIGAPPGYVGYDDGGQLTEFVRRKPYSLVLLDEIEKAHHDLFNILLQIMEEGNLTDTKGRKVNFRDTIIIMTSNIAAKEISKGGRLGFEDFADEREAYKAEQAREQLKKHFNPEFLNRVDEVVYFAPLKKEEIVSIVDIMLKDFNKRLTEKKVFVELTFAAKEHFATIGYDQNYGARPLRRVFQRELEDYMAVQSLKGVYENPTKILVDMAEGKLVYSESAWEDYKEVPKKDDGSSPNTEEKDLALV from the coding sequence ATGTTGGAATTCACCAAAAGAGCAAAAAGAGTCATCAACGAAATCGCCCAAGATGAGGCTAAACGTTTAGGTTCCGATTTTATCGGTCCTGAACACATTCTACTTGGGCTTCTCCGGGAGGAGGACTCTGTCGCGATTAAGATTCTCACGAATCTAAACATCAATTTAAACGAACTCCGTAAAGAAGTGGAGAAACGTACCCGCGAGGGTTCGGGTGCTTTGTTACTCGATGTCAGCCAAGGGCAAGACAAGTACCAAAAAATGATCGAAGTTTCCAAAGAAGAGGCAAAACGCCTCAAACATAACTATGTGGGAACCGAGCACATTCTCCTCGCATTACTTCGTGATAATAATAATATAGCGGGAGGATCTTTATCTTCCTTTAGCGTAAATTATAATGTCATCAAATCGGAAATTTTACGTCTGTTAGGCGCACCTCCTTCAGGAGCTGTGGGTGGTTCCACTGGGACCCAGTCCACAGGCCAAAGCCAATCACAAACGGCAGCACCAAGACAAGAAAAAAGTAAAACTCCGATCCTTGATGAATTTGCACGAGACCTCACACAATTGGCACGTGAGAAAAAATTGGACCCAGTCATTGGGCGCTCAAAAGAAATCGAACGTGTGATCCAAATTTTATCGAGAAAAACCAAAAACAACCCGGTTCTCGTCGGAGAATCAGGTGTTGGGAAAACGGCGATCGTGGAAGGCCTTGCGCAAGCTGTGATCGAAAAATTGGTCCCAGATTTACTTTTCGATAAACGAGTGTTATCTTTAGATTTGGCAAGCCTCATTGCAGGTACCAAATACCGTGGTGAGTTTGAAGAACGATTGAAAAAAATCATGAAAGAAATCGTCACTTCCCAAAACATCATCATCTTCATTGATGAGTTGCACACTCTGATTGGGGCTGGGGCCGCAGAAGGGGCAGTGGATGCCGCAAACATTTTAAAACCGGCACTCGCACGTGGCGAACTCCAATGCATTGGAGCAACAACGAATAACGAATATCGTAAATACATCGAAAAAGATTCTGCATTGGAACGAAGGTTCCAAATGGTGAAGGTACTCGAACCTTCCGTTGACGATGCGGTTCTTATTTTGGATGGATTGAAAAAAGCATACGAATCCCACCATAAGGTGCGTTATTCGGAAAAAGCCATCGAACAGGCAGTCAAACTTTCACACCGTTATATCAACGACAGGTTTTTACCAGACAAAGCAATTGATATCATCGATGAAGCAGGAGCCAAAGCAAGACTTGCCAATTGCCAACGACCAAATGAAATCAAAGAGATCGAAGAAGAGATCAAATCGTTATCTCTGAAAAAAGAAGATTTGGTTCGTAGCCAAGAGTATGAAAAAGCGGCCGCTGTTCGCGATGAAGTGAATCGTAAAAAAGGTGAATTGGAAGAAAAAACCAAACAATGGCAAGAGAGAATGGAAGGGTATGCCGTTTCCATCGAGGAAGAAGACATCCTTTCTGTTGTCAGTCTTTGGACGGGAATTCCATTGAAAAAAATGGAACAATCCGAAAACACAAAACTTCTTAATTTGGAAGAAGACATCAAATCTCGAATTGTTGGGCAAACCGAAGCGATTGAAAAAGTGGCACGTGCCGTCAGACGCTCTCGCACTGGTCTCAAAAGTGAAAAACGACCTACTGGATCGTTTATTTTCCTTGGACCAACTGGTGTGGGAAAAACGGAACTTGCAAAAGCCCTCGCGGAACAATTGTTCGGTTCGGAAGACAATATGCTTCGTATCGATATGTCGGAATACATGGAGCCACATGCGGTATCAAGACTGATTGGAGCTCCTCCTGGTTATGTAGGGTATGATGATGGTGGCCAACTCACAGAATTTGTGAGAAGAAAACCATACAGTTTGGTTTTACTTGATGAGATCGAAAAAGCCCACCATGATTTGTTTAATATCCTTTTGCAAATTATGGAAGAGGGGAATTTAACCGATACGAAAGGTCGTAAGGTCAACTTCCGAGATACCATCATCATCATGACATCCAATATTGCCGCGAAGGAAATATCCAAAGGTGGAAGATTGGGTTTTGAAGATTTTGCAGACGAAAGGGAAGCTTATAAGGCTGAACAGGCAAGAGAACAACTTAAAAAACATTTTAATCCTGAGTTTTTAAACCGTGTGGATGAAGTGGTTTACTTTGCTCCTCTCAAAAAAGAAGAAATCGTTAGCATTGTGGATATCATGTTAAAAGATTTTAACAAACGTTTGACGGAGAAAAAAGTATTCGTGGAACTCACATTCGCTGCAAAAGAACATTTTGCTACGATTGGATACGACCAAAACTACGGAGCCCGACCACTCCGACGTGTGTTCCAAAGAGAATTGGAAGATTATATGGCGGTTCAGTCTCTCAAAGGTGTTTATGAAAACCCTACTAAAATTTTGGTAGATATGGCAGAAGGAAAACTTGTGTATTCCGAATCAGCTTGGGAAGATTACAAAGAAGTTCCTAAAAAAGACGATGGATCTTCGCCAAACACTGAGGAAAAAGACTTAGCCCTCGTATAA
- a CDS encoding toxin-antitoxin system YwqK family antitoxin: MTSTSTPIKDNSFWIFISLLAVVLLSGVVFGPCKGSVERPSTVPKDASFEKKTNHYSMIGDGYLREWYENGNLVTIVPVNSLSQPNGLGKKLNYLAGNTIMEGKMVNGERDGLWKFYFSDGKIYIEQNYKVGYRKKQIWIQSPEIGNENGAYIRYYRTGRLNEKGFFDGGLRTGDWVRYYPDTKVEAKGSYAEDKKVGEWFYYYPTGVKEATELYSESGELLSRNTYYPNGKSWCVVKKDKTPECN; encoded by the coding sequence ATGACATCTACATCCACACCCATTAAAGACAATTCCTTTTGGATTTTTATCTCTCTCCTAGCAGTTGTTTTACTGTCTGGTGTTGTATTTGGTCCCTGCAAGGGAAGTGTGGAAAGACCATCTACTGTCCCTAAAGATGCAAGTTTCGAAAAAAAAACAAATCATTATTCGATGATTGGAGACGGGTACCTTCGTGAATGGTACGAGAATGGAAATCTGGTCACAATAGTTCCGGTGAATTCATTGAGCCAACCCAATGGATTGGGTAAAAAATTAAATTATCTTGCAGGGAATACCATTATGGAAGGAAAGATGGTAAACGGGGAAAGAGATGGGCTTTGGAAATTTTATTTTTCTGACGGAAAAATTTATATAGAACAGAATTACAAAGTAGGATACCGAAAAAAACAGATATGGATCCAAAGCCCTGAAATTGGCAATGAAAATGGAGCCTACATTCGTTACTATCGTACGGGGCGTTTGAATGAAAAAGGATTTTTTGATGGAGGACTACGAACTGGTGATTGGGTGAGATATTATCCCGATACAAAAGTAGAAGCAAAAGGTAGTTATGCGGAAGACAAAAAAGTAGGAGAGTGGTTTTATTACTATCCTACTGGCGTAAAAGAAGCTACTGAATTGTATTCGGAATCTGGCGAGTTACTCTCACGAAATACATATTACCCGAATGGGAAAAGTTGGTGTGTCGTGAAAAAAGACAAAACTCCAGAATGTAATTAA